Sequence from the Bacteroidota bacterium genome:
GTCGGGAGACGATCAAGTTCACCTCGGCGCCCTCTAGCAGGGACTCCCCCGCGGGAGGAAGCTGGCGGATCACCCTGTTGGCAGGGGCATCGGGCTGCTCTTCGAAGCTGATGAGCCCCACCCGAAGCCCAGCCCCCTGTAGCACCTGCGTGGCCTCCGTCAGCTCCAGCCCCACCACGTTGGGCACGACCACGGTGCTATCGCCTAGACCGCTGCTGACGACCAGGTTCACCGGCGAGCCGCGGGGAACGCGGCTCAGAGGCGGCGGCGACTGATCGATGACCGTGTTCCGAAAAGGCGAGTTGACGTAGGTGATCTCCCCCACGCTCAGGCCGTAGTTTTCGATCTGCAGCCGGGCGTTGCGCAGCGACACCCCCTTGAGGTTGGGCACCGTGGCCATGGGCACTTCGCCGCTGTTGACCGTAAGGTAGATGCGCCTGCCCGGTTTGACCTCGGACCCGGGTGCGGGG
This genomic interval carries:
- a CDS encoding PASTA domain-containing protein; translated protein: MKKGAHKLPWKRALGVGAGLLLFVLLLDTVLMPWYTRQRVSVRVPAVVGLAVQDALQKLKAYGLRAELIEVRYDPDFPRDHVLNQAPAPGSEVKPGRRIYLTVNSGEVPMATVPNLKGVSLRNARLQIENYGLSVGEITYVNSPFRNTVIDQSPPPLSRVPRGSPVNLVVSSGLGDSTVVVPNVVGLELTEATQVLQGAGLRVGLISFEEQPDAPANRVIRQLPPAGESLLEGAEVNLIVSRPRAGAERDGR